Proteins encoded in a region of the Rhea pennata isolate bPtePen1 unplaced genomic scaffold, bPtePen1.pri scaffold_40, whole genome shotgun sequence genome:
- the LOC134154770 gene encoding maestro heat-like repeat-containing protein family member 7: MEAWVKEEARPPRRPKEAWVDDMERCPEVSMRTGVKEEDGPPSCPMEACEEAEQADVVLMAIEGMKDSSAYNTSAATHVLEDMMGYCAAKPEHLQLTVAHIYEHLPGISKAAAQDMLKTFLLRLTCHYPSEVVTGLLSCSPTCDSVAVAMWEVMVSQSLTAEKVLQELLCVVQERPFCKPGTTIRDLSCILPLTATRALNIIFLQHTCKQQVKALFPRLYLALFFQLSFTIVCAQEDIPAFSREGKLMPHRPVRVVVQAMQALLCCSGYREQVTAMQQRGGWDMISQPETHLTGVTLLARQMQGNPLEERAEVFLNLSVALRGKDRCQEIPSMAFFIELLQCPDLCAADDEVALSLCQEQLGNERRVMRWLALRGLLFLSERPATARKMQKLIPHVVKQLQDADGETDAKALVVLSNVLHHITPSQSSRFAVQLAHDLLSLFSSEVRAVRELAMRLFGELLSRAAGSERQQMKQVARQGLLPLFLHLSDPHPGVAQVAQAALVDAAKLLHWKQLRKLAERAQIWYIGEYLVRNAGPVASEYVSCSCRYLEDPRTPLREQAAYFLVLQRLEHDSSPTVRFLATYTTFALREPRKASPSGFTIRALLARLRRAWQWWHQG; encoded by the exons atggaggcctgggtCAAGGAGGAGGCCAGACCCCCCAGACGCCCAAAAGAGGCTTGGGTTGATGATATGGAGAGATGCCCTGAGGTCTCCATGAGAACTGGGGTCAAGGAGGAGGATGGACCCCCGAGCTGCCCCATGGAGGCCTGTGAGGAGGCTGAGCAGGCCGATGTGGTCCTTATGGCCATCGAGGGCATGAAGGACAGCAGTGCCTACAACACCTCAGCGGCAACACACGTGCTCGAGGATATGATGGGATACTGCGCTGCCAAGCCAGAACAC TTGCAGCTGACTGTGGCACATATCTATGAGCACCTGCCAGGCATCAGTAAGGCCGCAGCCCAGGACATGTTGAAGACCTTCCTTCTCCGCCTGACATGCCACTACCCCAGCGAGGTGGTCACTGgcctgctgagctgctcccCGACCTGTGACAG TGTTGCCGTGGCCATGTGGGAGGTGATGGTCTCCCAGTCTTTGACAGCAGAGaaggtgctgcaggagctgctctgtgTGGTGCAGGAGCGGCCCTTCTGCAAACCAGGCACCACCATCAGGGACCTCAGCTGCATCCTTCCTCTGACC GCAACCCGGGCACTGAACATcatcttcctgcagcacacGTGCAAGCAGCAGGTGAAGGCACTCTTCCCCCGCCTCTACCTGGCgctcttcttccagctgtccTTTACCATCGTCTGTGCGCAAGAGGACATCCCTGCCTTCAGCCGCGAGGGCAAACTCATGCCTCACAGGCCTGTCAG GGTGGTGGTGCAAGCCATGCAGGCGTTGTTGTGCTGCAGTGGCTATAGGGAGCAGGTCACTGCCATGCAGCAGCGGGGTGGCTGGGACATGATCAGCCAGCCTGAGACTCACCTCACGGGGGTTACCTTGCTGGCCAG GCAGATGCAGGGCAACCCCCTGGAGGAGCGTGCTGAGGTCTTCCTAAACCTGAGCGTGGCCCTGAGGGGCAAGGACAGGTGCCAGGAGATCCCTTCTATGGCCTTCTTCATCGAG ctgctgcagtgccctGATCTGTGCGCGGCAGATGACGAGGTGGCACTGAGcctctgccaggagcagctgggcaaCGAGCGCCGAGTCATGCGCTGGCTGGCGCTCCgcggcctcctcttcctctctgagaGACCCGCCACA GCAAGGAAGATGCAGAAGCTGATCCCGCACGTGGTGAAGCAGCTGCAGGACGCTGATGGGGAGACAGATGCCAAAGCGCTGGTGGTGCTGAGTAACGTGCTGCACCACATCACCCCATCGCAAAGCAGCCGCTTCGCTGTGCAGCTGGCCCATGACCTTCTGTCCCTCTTCTCCAGT GAGGTCAGAGCGGTGCGGGAGCTGGCCATGCGGCTCTTTGGGGAGCTGCTGAGCCGGGCAGCAGGCAGCGAGAGGCAGCAGATGAAGCAGGTGGCACGCCAGGGACTGCTGCCCCTCTTCCTGCATCTGAGTGACCCACACCCCGGGGTGGCACAG GTGGCCCAGGCAGCTCTCGTGGACGCTGCAAAGCTCCTACACTGGAAGCAGCTCCGGAAGCTGGCCGAGAGAGCACAGATCTGGTACATTGGCGAGTACCTG GTGCGGAATGCCGGGCCGGTAGCCAGCGAGTATGTGAGCTGCAGCTGCCGGTACCTGGAGGATCCCCGGACTCCCCTGCGTGAGCAGGCGGCATACTTCCTCG TACTTCAGCGCTTGGAGCATGACAGCAGCCCCACAGTCCGCTTCCTGGCAACGTACACAACCTTTGCCCTCCGAGAGCCCAGGAAAGCATCCCCGTCAGGCTTCACCATCCGAGCCCTGCTCGCTCGCCTGCGGAGAGCCTGGCAGTGGTGGCACCAAGGCTGA